The proteins below come from a single Chryseobacterium capnotolerans genomic window:
- a CDS encoding discoidin domain-containing protein produces the protein MLDWKFVKRKFLRDNKYIHDLNAPAVWAMKDTLYVYGSTWEQDFPIWKSTNPTKDDWKIAVDTLKVGAWDPAFHYDEDKNKLYLYWGSSNEWPLLGTEVKVKNLQSEGFVKPIIKLKPEDHGWERFGEYNDNVFLQPFVEGAWMTKHNGKYYMQYGAPATEFSGYSDGVYVSKSPLEGFEYQQHNPFSYKPGGFARGAGHGATFEDNYKNWWHVSTIFISTKNNFERRLGIWPAGFDKDDVMYCNTAYGDYPTYLPQYAQGKDFSKGLFAGWMLLNYNKPVQVSSTLGSYQPNYAVDEDIKTYWSAKTGKSGEWFQTDLGEVSTINAIQINYADQDAEFMGKTLGKMHQYKIYGSNDGKKWNVIVDKSKNTKDVPHDYIELEQPAKARFLKMENLKMPTGKFALSGFRVFGKGAGKQPAKVEGFVPLRADPKKYGERRSIWMKWQQNPEADGYVIYWGKSPDKMYGSIMVYGKNEYFFTGADRTDAYYFQIEAFNSNGVSERTTVTKSE, from the coding sequence ATGTTGGACTGGAAGTTTGTAAAAAGAAAATTTCTAAGAGACAATAAATACATTCACGACCTTAACGCTCCGGCTGTCTGGGCTATGAAAGATACACTCTATGTTTATGGTTCAACCTGGGAACAGGATTTTCCAATTTGGAAAAGCACAAATCCAACCAAAGACGACTGGAAAATTGCTGTGGATACTTTAAAGGTAGGAGCTTGGGACCCTGCATTTCATTATGATGAAGATAAGAATAAACTCTATTTATATTGGGGATCCAGTAATGAATGGCCCTTGCTGGGAACAGAAGTGAAAGTAAAAAATCTTCAGTCCGAAGGTTTTGTAAAACCCATTATTAAACTCAAGCCTGAAGACCACGGTTGGGAACGTTTCGGGGAATACAATGATAATGTTTTTCTGCAGCCTTTTGTAGAAGGAGCCTGGATGACCAAACATAATGGTAAATATTATATGCAGTATGGTGCTCCGGCAACAGAATTCAGTGGATATTCCGACGGAGTTTATGTAAGTAAGAGCCCTTTGGAAGGTTTCGAATACCAGCAGCATAATCCGTTCTCTTATAAACCGGGAGGTTTTGCAAGAGGAGCGGGACATGGGGCTACTTTTGAAGACAATTATAAAAACTGGTGGCACGTTTCCACGATCTTTATTTCTACTAAAAATAATTTTGAAAGAAGACTTGGTATCTGGCCTGCTGGTTTTGATAAAGATGATGTGATGTATTGTAATACAGCGTATGGTGATTATCCTACTTATCTTCCACAGTATGCACAGGGGAAAGACTTTTCAAAAGGTCTTTTTGCCGGATGGATGTTATTGAATTATAATAAACCGGTTCAGGTTTCATCAACTTTAGGAAGTTATCAGCCCAATTATGCTGTAGATGAAGATATCAAGACCTATTGGAGTGCTAAAACAGGAAAGTCCGGGGAATGGTTCCAGACTGATCTTGGTGAAGTTTCCACCATCAATGCCATTCAGATTAATTATGCCGATCAGGATGCTGAGTTCATGGGAAAAACCTTAGGGAAAATGCACCAATATAAAATCTATGGTTCCAACGATGGAAAGAAATGGAATGTGATTGTGGATAAAAGTAAGAATACAAAAGATGTTCCTCACGATTATATTGAACTTGAGCAGCCTGCAAAAGCCCGTTTCCTGAAAATGGAAAATCTGAAAATGCCTACGGGAAAATTTGCATTAAGTGGTTTCAGAGTGTTTGGAAAAGGAGCCGGAAAACAGCCTGCCAAAGTAGAAGGTTTTGTCCCTTTAAGAGCAGATCCTAAAAAATATGGGGAAAGAAGAAGTATCTGGATGAAATGGCAGCAGAATCCTGAAGCAGATGGCTATGTAATCTACTGGGGGAAATCTCCTGATAAAATGTACGGTAGCATCATGGTTTACGGGAAGAATGAATATTTCTTTACAGGTGCAGACAGAACAGACGCATACTACTTTCAGATTGAAGCGTTCAACTCCAATGGCGTTTCAGAAAGAACAACTGTCACAAAATCTGAGTAA
- a CDS encoding DUF350 domain-containing protein, producing the protein MDNINLLPILNSVLYSFLGIAILLICYFIIEKLTPEKTWHEIAQNKNIALAIVFGAFIIGISMIISAAIHG; encoded by the coding sequence ATGGACAATATCAATTTATTACCAATATTAAATTCGGTTCTTTACTCATTCTTAGGAATCGCTATTCTGCTTATTTGCTATTTTATTATTGAAAAGCTTACCCCGGAAAAAACATGGCATGAGATTGCTCAAAATAAAAATATAGCGCTGGCTATTGTTTTCGGGGCTTTTATCATCGGAATTTCAATGATTATAAGCGCAGCAATTCATGGATAA
- a CDS encoding NAD(P)/FAD-dependent oxidoreductase: protein MKSGEKFSRKEFLKTVMLGGLMLPFLQYCGRKVKSLLLKITGTNHVLGHKLWAKDFPQFSEVIHTQYLVVGGGISGLSACRLFSQHNEDDYLLLEMEDHLGGNSSNGQNKFSKFPLGAHYLPLPNKENTEIIEFLTECGICQGLDENGDPILDEYQMTFPQQERLFYKNAWQNDIVPQKGISAEVQKEFDRFFKMMDDFRQKKDIQGNYWFAIPVHDSSREDEVLNLEKIVFNDWLHQNNFKSEELLWVLDYSCRDDYGLGIDYVSAWAGIHYFAGRKNNWSKKYKDQVFTWPEGNARLTHYFSKYTKGKSLTKNLVFDVKVTDKVQVLSFDNAHKKTRKIIADKVLFATPQFVNERIFNNRKASSFHYVPWLLTTITLKNEFGGDEELAWDNVIYGSSGLGYIFDQHQNINQIMGEKVITYYKSFSTNDCKKARKKLYSMKEAELKNLVLEDLKKAHPLIEDFILEMQFHKLGHAMIAPVPEQIFGDAAKMAKQPIEGKVFFAHSDLSGISIFEEAFYQGIRTAQQMI, encoded by the coding sequence ATGAAGAGTGGGGAAAAGTTCAGTAGGAAAGAGTTTCTGAAAACAGTAATGCTTGGTGGGCTGATGCTTCCTTTTCTGCAATACTGTGGAAGGAAAGTAAAATCATTGTTGTTGAAGATTACAGGAACCAATCATGTTTTGGGGCATAAATTATGGGCAAAGGATTTTCCACAATTTTCCGAAGTTATCCACACTCAATATCTTGTGGTGGGCGGAGGAATCTCTGGGCTCTCGGCCTGTAGGCTTTTCAGCCAGCATAACGAAGATGATTACCTTTTGTTGGAAATGGAAGATCATTTGGGTGGAAATTCTTCCAATGGTCAGAACAAGTTTTCAAAATTCCCGCTGGGAGCACACTATCTGCCTTTACCCAATAAAGAAAATACAGAGATCATAGAATTTCTTACAGAATGTGGTATCTGCCAAGGGCTAGATGAAAATGGAGATCCCATTTTAGATGAGTATCAGATGACCTTTCCACAGCAGGAAAGACTGTTTTATAAAAATGCATGGCAGAATGATATTGTTCCTCAAAAAGGAATATCAGCAGAAGTTCAGAAAGAGTTTGACCGTTTTTTCAAAATGATGGATGACTTTCGTCAAAAGAAAGATATTCAGGGAAACTATTGGTTTGCTATTCCGGTTCATGATTCAAGCAGAGAAGATGAGGTTCTTAATCTTGAGAAAATTGTATTCAATGATTGGCTTCACCAGAACAACTTCAAGTCTGAAGAACTTCTTTGGGTATTAGATTATTCCTGCAGAGACGATTATGGTTTAGGAATTGACTACGTTTCCGCATGGGCCGGGATTCATTATTTTGCAGGAAGAAAAAACAACTGGAGTAAAAAATATAAAGATCAGGTATTCACATGGCCTGAAGGGAATGCAAGGTTAACTCATTATTTTTCAAAGTATACAAAAGGAAAATCATTAACTAAGAATTTAGTTTTTGATGTTAAGGTTACTGACAAGGTTCAAGTTTTAAGTTTTGACAATGCTCATAAGAAGACCAGAAAAATCATTGCTGATAAAGTTTTGTTTGCTACCCCACAGTTTGTCAATGAAAGAATTTTTAACAACAGAAAAGCATCATCATTTCATTATGTTCCCTGGCTTTTAACCACAATTACTTTGAAGAATGAATTTGGAGGAGATGAAGAATTGGCATGGGATAATGTGATTTATGGATCCTCCGGATTAGGTTATATTTTTGACCAGCATCAGAATATTAATCAGATCATGGGTGAGAAAGTGATTACTTACTATAAAAGTTTTTCTACCAACGATTGTAAAAAGGCAAGGAAGAAGTTGTATTCCATGAAAGAAGCTGAACTTAAAAATTTAGTTTTAGAAGATCTGAAGAAAGCTCATCCTCTGATTGAAGATTTTATCCTTGAAATGCAATTCCATAAATTAGGACATGCAATGATTGCTCCTGTTCCGGAACAGATTTTTGGAGATGCTGCAAAAATGGCCAAACAGCCTATTGAGGGAAAAGTATTCTTTGCGCATTCTGATCTCTCAGGAATTTCTATTTTTGAAGAAGCTTTCTATCAGGGAATAAGGACGGCCCAACAAATGATATAA
- a CDS encoding TonB-dependent receptor domain-containing protein, protein MKRILLSIAVIFGACAFAQEKKSDSTKTKNIEGVTITKQVFKKQSDRLVYDVASSPIAKGNTTFDILKQTPLLSSTDDKTLKIAGKNNVLIYINGRKSNMDAESLAQFLKNTPAENIQKIEVITVPGSEYQVESSDGIINIVLKKKMSDGLNGNMRFSNTQGKYNASQASFSANYRKDKLGISASLSGGENIEAQTYTLRNSSDSASNESTGDIDDPNKNIGGYLNIDYQLNDKSNLALSWNTWANKSYNSTVSLFNTIINKNGPSYTWSKNKEDARTYNNSLNLNYELKTDSLGSKLNLNAAYLNYKRFQFTDNITYKSDISRNIGDKSIQMLQDLPQVINNFSGMVDYIQKFKNDLTISIGGNYNKTKTDNDTKSDTYFIDPEKPAKLAPNHFIYDENIYGFYLTAEKKFSDKFSGKIGTRYEITNSLGTSDNPPEGAEALKRIERNYNNFLPYLSLNYAINEKNNISYSFSSRMRRPSFWEINPVVNKLTDDNYTQNNPFVKASSTYNQELMYMYKNSYFVVLNHSYIKDAITQVPLQGYPEKPNGDTGKNLALRYIRTNFGDKQEMSAMVGIQKSFFKQYWTTNFSIGVQHNRNNGSLDMDPTTGDRFKDEFGNYVTYVNDINSTSLLIQTNNTIRLDKAKTWFLGVNFFYIDKQQIELGMLRGLSSLDLSIKKNWNDWTFALNVNDVLRTNIVVIDDYQSNGNYNYIHQNQYKRNLTVSLTYNFGNKKLKKVRDIEGASDSIKSRTR, encoded by the coding sequence ATGAAACGTATACTTTTGTCAATAGCTGTCATATTCGGGGCTTGTGCTTTTGCTCAGGAAAAGAAATCTGACTCGACAAAGACTAAAAATATAGAAGGTGTTACCATCACCAAACAGGTTTTCAAAAAACAAAGTGACCGCCTGGTATATGATGTTGCATCTTCTCCTATAGCGAAAGGAAATACAACTTTCGATATTCTGAAACAGACTCCACTGTTGTCTTCTACCGATGATAAAACATTAAAGATTGCAGGAAAAAACAATGTCCTTATCTATATCAATGGAAGAAAATCCAATATGGATGCCGAATCGCTGGCTCAGTTCCTGAAAAATACTCCAGCAGAAAACATTCAGAAAATTGAGGTAATTACAGTTCCCGGAAGTGAATATCAGGTGGAATCTTCCGATGGGATTATCAACATTGTTTTAAAGAAAAAAATGAGTGATGGTCTTAACGGAAATATGAGATTCTCTAATACCCAAGGGAAATACAATGCCAGCCAGGCAAGCTTCTCTGCTAATTACAGAAAAGATAAACTGGGAATAAGTGCCAGCCTCAGTGGCGGAGAAAATATAGAAGCTCAAACCTACACTCTGAGAAACAGCAGTGATAGTGCATCTAATGAATCAACCGGTGATATCGATGATCCAAATAAGAACATTGGTGGCTATCTGAACATCGATTATCAATTAAATGATAAAAGCAACTTAGCATTATCCTGGAATACGTGGGCCAATAAGAGCTATAATTCAACAGTAAGCCTGTTTAATACTATTATTAACAAAAATGGCCCCAGCTATACATGGTCTAAAAATAAAGAGGACGCAAGAACTTATAATAATTCACTTAACTTAAATTATGAATTAAAAACAGATTCTTTAGGGAGTAAATTAAATTTAAATGCAGCTTACCTGAATTATAAAAGATTCCAGTTTACAGATAATATCACTTATAAGTCTGACATTAGCAGAAACATAGGAGATAAATCTATACAAATGCTTCAGGATCTGCCACAGGTTATCAACAATTTCTCCGGAATGGTGGATTACATTCAAAAATTTAAAAATGATCTCACCATTTCCATTGGAGGAAACTATAATAAAACAAAAACGGACAACGATACGAAAAGCGACACTTATTTTATTGATCCTGAGAAACCAGCAAAATTAGCACCCAACCATTTTATTTATGATGAAAACATCTATGGTTTCTATTTAACTGCTGAAAAGAAATTTTCGGATAAATTCTCTGGAAAAATTGGAACAAGATATGAAATCACCAACAGCTTAGGAACTTCGGATAATCCCCCTGAAGGAGCAGAAGCTCTTAAAAGAATTGAAAGAAATTACAATAATTTTCTACCTTACCTGAGCCTAAACTATGCCATTAATGAGAAGAACAATATTTCCTATTCATTTTCAAGCAGAATGAGAAGACCAAGTTTCTGGGAAATCAATCCGGTTGTGAATAAACTGACTGATGATAATTATACACAAAACAACCCATTTGTAAAGGCTTCTTCGACTTATAATCAAGAGCTGATGTATATGTATAAGAATTCATATTTTGTCGTTTTAAATCATTCTTATATTAAAGATGCTATCACTCAGGTTCCTCTACAGGGCTATCCAGAAAAACCTAATGGGGATACTGGTAAAAATCTAGCTTTAAGATATATAAGAACCAATTTTGGAGATAAGCAGGAAATGTCTGCAATGGTGGGAATTCAAAAATCATTCTTTAAACAGTACTGGACAACCAACTTCAGCATTGGTGTTCAACATAACAGAAACAACGGAAGCTTGGATATGGACCCTACTACAGGAGACCGATTCAAAGATGAGTTTGGAAACTATGTAACTTATGTCAATGATATCAATTCTACCAGTCTTTTGATTCAGACCAACAATACCATTCGTCTTGATAAAGCGAAAACGTGGTTTCTTGGGGTAAATTTCTTCTACATAGATAAACAGCAGATAGAATTAGGGATGTTACGAGGGTTATCAAGTTTAGATCTCAGCATCAAGAAAAACTGGAACGACTGGACATTTGCACTGAATGTAAATGATGTTTTAAGAACCAATATTGTAGTAATTGATGATTACCAAAGCAACGGAAACTACAACTATATCCACCAGAATCAGTATAAAAGAAATTTAACAGTGAGCCTTACATACAATTTCGGAAACAAAAAACTGAAAAAGGTAAGAGATATTGAAGGGGCATCCGATTCTATCAAAAGCAGAACCAGATAA
- a CDS encoding DUF3817 domain-containing protein — MDFIEKFFSKYSQEKLIKWFKQICLAEAISCVLLYGVAMIWIRYDENLYSIIFISVIGSLHGLFFTLYLLLCLPARKIYNWDDEDFVFALLSAFFPFATIWVDKKLAKFDRE; from the coding sequence ATGGACTTCATCGAAAAATTTTTCTCAAAATATTCTCAGGAAAAACTTATTAAATGGTTTAAACAGATTTGTCTTGCAGAGGCTATTTCATGTGTTCTATTATATGGTGTAGCTATGATCTGGATTCGATATGATGAAAATCTATATTCTATTATTTTCATTAGTGTAATTGGCAGTTTACACGGATTATTTTTTACCCTTTATCTTTTACTCTGTCTTCCTGCCAGAAAAATTTACAACTGGGATGATGAAGATTTTGTATTCGCCCTATTATCTGCTTTTTTTCCTTTTGCTACAATATGGGTAGATAAAAAACTGGCGAAATTCGACAGAGAATAA
- a CDS encoding polyamine aminopropyltransferase, with product MDKKRIPLELLLLFSVFVIATCGLIYELVAGALASYLLGDSVKQFSFIIGVYLFSMGVGSYLAKFIKGNLIDKFVEIEILVGIVGGVSSVVLFVLFNTLAHFESVLYLFVFFTGCLVGVEIPILMNILKDKVQFKDLVSNVFAFDYIGALLASILFPLVLIPQLGIVKTPLFFGLINISIAIFLCFYLKKELSKPFSLKIKSIAAFILLVGLFIFSDKILSYSEEKLYGENVVYTKSSPYQRIVLTRNNREFRLYLNNNLQFSSTDEYRYHEALVHPAMSMAKNIDHVLILGGGDGFAVREVLKYNEVKNIELVDLDGEMTDFFKTNETMKRLNQSSLSNPKVEVINKDAYIWVKENKKKFDVIIIDFPDPSNYSLGKLYSLQFYKELERLTTPDTKIVVQTTSPYFAPKSFWCIEKTINQIFPFTSAYHTYVPSFGEWGFSMASFEPINNKVYRRIPGLKYYDYEFSKISYFSKDMKVNEVEVNRLDNQILVRYFDEEWGKVQ from the coding sequence ATGGATAAGAAGAGGATTCCTCTTGAGCTGCTTTTATTGTTTTCTGTATTTGTCATTGCGACATGTGGATTGATTTATGAATTGGTGGCGGGAGCATTGGCGAGTTATCTTTTAGGAGACTCTGTAAAGCAGTTTTCTTTTATCATTGGAGTTTACCTCTTCTCTATGGGAGTAGGTTCCTATCTGGCTAAATTCATTAAGGGAAATCTTATCGACAAGTTTGTAGAAATTGAAATTCTGGTAGGAATTGTTGGTGGGGTAAGTTCTGTGGTGCTATTTGTTTTATTCAATACACTGGCACATTTTGAAAGTGTACTTTACCTTTTTGTTTTCTTTACAGGATGTTTGGTAGGAGTGGAAATTCCGATTCTGATGAATATTCTGAAAGATAAAGTTCAGTTTAAAGATTTGGTTTCAAATGTTTTTGCCTTTGATTATATTGGAGCTTTATTAGCATCTATTCTTTTCCCTTTGGTTTTAATTCCGCAGTTGGGAATTGTAAAAACACCTTTATTCTTTGGGCTGATCAATATCTCAATTGCCATATTCTTATGTTTTTATCTTAAAAAGGAACTATCAAAACCTTTCTCATTAAAAATAAAATCAATAGCAGCATTTATTTTATTGGTTGGGCTTTTCATCTTTTCAGATAAAATTTTGTCTTATTCTGAGGAGAAGCTTTATGGAGAAAACGTTGTGTATACAAAGAGTTCTCCCTATCAGAGAATTGTTTTAACTAGAAATAACCGGGAATTCAGACTGTATTTGAATAATAACCTGCAGTTTTCCTCAACAGATGAGTACCGCTATCACGAAGCATTGGTTCATCCGGCAATGTCGATGGCTAAAAATATTGATCATGTACTGATTTTAGGTGGGGGTGATGGTTTTGCTGTACGTGAAGTCCTGAAATATAATGAAGTAAAAAATATTGAGCTAGTTGATTTGGATGGAGAAATGACAGATTTCTTCAAAACCAATGAAACCATGAAAAGGTTGAATCAAAGTTCATTGTCCAATCCAAAGGTAGAGGTCATTAACAAAGACGCTTATATCTGGGTAAAGGAAAACAAAAAGAAATTTGATGTCATCATCATAGACTTTCCGGATCCGTCCAATTACAGCTTAGGAAAGCTATATTCTCTACAGTTTTATAAAGAACTTGAAAGATTGACTACTCCTGATACCAAAATTGTAGTACAGACAACCTCTCCTTATTTTGCCCCAAAATCTTTTTGGTGCATAGAGAAAACCATTAATCAGATTTTTCCTTTTACTTCTGCATATCATACCTACGTTCCATCATTTGGAGAATGGGGATTTTCAATGGCTTCATTTGAGCCCATTAACAATAAAGTGTACAGAAGAATTCCAGGTCTGAAATATTATGATTATGAATTTTCGAAAATATCATATTTCAGTAAAGATATGAAGGTGAATGAGGTAGAAGTTAACCGTCTGGATAACCAGATATTAGTTCGTTATTTCGATGAAGAGTGGGGAAAAGTTCAGTAG
- a CDS encoding outer membrane beta-barrel family protein — translation MKTQILIAALFFSGLVAAQQKKDSLKVNAIESVNIKKQVFKKQGDRLVYDVAASPIAKGTNTFNLLKQTPMISSIDGKTLKILGKSDAVIYINNKKSNMDAEALIEMLKSTPSEDIQKIEVITVPGSEFQVESKEGVINIVMKKNKSNGYNGTLKMQNEQAYYNNPNAGASFNFRQGKWSGNSNFRMGSWTERQNYTLSNGDPTFRNESYGSNDDPNKNFGGGFNIDYEISKKQNLGLSYNMRYNKSFNSILDMTNWQNGVLMDRTVNHEDAQTRNHSFNLNYEIKTDSIGSKLTTNVSYLWFNRDKVSFNESIPFNLDPSSEAYKKRYSALQQSVPQIINNYAANIDYLKKTAKGATWLMGVSYNYTNTDNDTRQDKLMDDEFVMDPKQTNHFIYKENILGIYLNYERKLTEKLSGKIGARYEMTKSTGDILGKTGFERNYNNLLPYLNLNYAINSDHNLSYTFSSRIRRPRFWELNPSRTYFTPTNYTQNNPFVLAAKFYNQELNYMYKNAFYANLSYTMVDDAAASDLLPLQGILTTPQKDENGNYVYDEAGNMLMDKIRFLRYIRTNYGKNREISLTLGMNKSWFKDIWTTNYSVNLGYITYTGGVWQDPTSQLGPYESEELEPYIVDVKNYNMSATINNIIRLSSKKDWFLGVNYFFGSKVAMEGGTIGVRQSFDVSVKKIIGDWTIVAEGNDLFNQSFYRVNGVQPNGKYNNITNFNYPRLISIGVTYNFGNQKLKKAREMKSANDAVKSRT, via the coding sequence ATGAAAACTCAAATTCTCATTGCAGCTCTATTCTTCAGCGGACTGGTTGCCGCCCAACAGAAAAAAGATAGTTTGAAAGTAAATGCTATTGAGTCCGTCAATATCAAGAAACAGGTTTTCAAAAAACAGGGAGACCGTCTTGTTTATGATGTGGCAGCTTCTCCTATTGCAAAAGGTACTAATACTTTTAACCTTTTAAAACAAACTCCTATGATTTCGAGTATTGACGGCAAAACGCTTAAAATTCTTGGTAAATCTGATGCTGTTATTTACATCAACAATAAAAAAAGCAATATGGATGCTGAGGCATTGATTGAAATGCTAAAGTCTACTCCCTCTGAAGATATCCAGAAAATTGAAGTGATTACGGTTCCCGGAAGTGAGTTTCAGGTTGAATCTAAGGAAGGGGTGATCAATATTGTAATGAAAAAGAACAAAAGCAATGGCTACAATGGGACGTTGAAAATGCAAAATGAGCAGGCTTACTACAACAACCCTAATGCAGGAGCTTCTTTTAACTTCAGACAGGGAAAATGGTCAGGAAATTCTAATTTCAGAATGGGAAGCTGGACGGAAAGACAAAATTATACCCTTTCCAATGGAGACCCTACCTTCAGAAATGAATCTTATGGTTCTAATGATGATCCTAATAAAAACTTTGGCGGCGGGTTTAATATTGATTATGAAATCAGTAAGAAACAAAATCTGGGGCTTTCTTACAATATGAGATATAATAAGAGTTTCAATTCTATACTGGATATGACGAACTGGCAAAACGGAGTATTAATGGACAGAACGGTTAATCATGAAGATGCCCAAACCAGAAACCATTCTTTCAATTTAAATTATGAGATTAAGACAGATTCTATAGGCAGTAAACTTACTACTAATGTTTCTTACTTGTGGTTTAACAGGGACAAAGTAAGTTTCAATGAAAGTATTCCATTTAATCTTGACCCTTCCAGTGAAGCCTATAAAAAGAGATACTCTGCTCTACAACAGTCAGTGCCTCAAATCATCAATAATTATGCTGCCAATATAGATTATTTGAAAAAAACAGCTAAAGGGGCAACCTGGTTAATGGGCGTGAGTTATAATTATACCAATACGGATAATGATACCAGACAAGATAAATTAATGGATGACGAGTTTGTAATGGATCCAAAACAGACGAATCATTTCATCTATAAAGAAAATATTTTAGGTATTTATTTAAACTACGAAAGAAAACTTACCGAAAAATTATCCGGGAAAATAGGAGCCCGCTACGAAATGACCAAAAGTACCGGAGATATTCTTGGAAAAACAGGGTTTGAGAGAAATTATAATAATCTGCTTCCTTATCTGAATTTAAACTACGCCATCAATTCTGATCATAATCTAAGTTATACTTTCTCCAGTAGAATCAGAAGACCGAGATTCTGGGAACTGAATCCCTCCAGAACCTATTTTACTCCAACCAACTACACTCAAAATAATCCGTTTGTATTGGCTGCTAAATTTTATAATCAGGAGCTGAACTATATGTATAAAAATGCATTCTATGCTAATCTGAGTTATACAATGGTAGATGATGCGGCAGCTTCTGATCTGCTTCCTTTACAGGGAATTTTAACCACTCCGCAAAAGGATGAAAATGGTAATTACGTATATGATGAAGCAGGTAATATGCTTATGGATAAAATAAGATTCCTGAGATACATCAGAACCAATTATGGTAAGAACAGAGAAATCAGTTTGACGCTTGGAATGAACAAGTCCTGGTTTAAAGATATCTGGACCACCAACTATTCCGTGAATCTAGGATATATTACTTATACCGGCGGAGTATGGCAGGATCCAACTTCCCAACTTGGACCCTATGAAAGTGAAGAACTGGAGCCTTACATTGTAGATGTTAAAAACTATAATATGTCTGCAACCATCAACAATATTATTCGTCTTTCTTCTAAAAAGGATTGGTTTCTGGGTGTTAATTACTTTTTTGGAAGCAAAGTAGCTATGGAAGGTGGAACAATTGGGGTAAGACAAAGTTTTGATGTCAGTGTGAAAAAAATTATTGGTGACTGGACTATTGTTGCGGAAGGTAACGATTTATTTAACCAGAGTTTCTATAGAGTAAATGGTGTACAGCCTAATGGAAAGTATAATAATATCACCAACTTCAATTATCCACGGTTAATAAGCATTGGCGTAACCTACAATTTCGGAAATCAGAAACTGAAAAAAGCAAGGGAAATGAAATCAGCGAATGATGCGGTGAAATCAAGAACCTAA
- a CDS encoding alpha/beta hydrolase: MKKYFIFIICLISFLWTACKENKIILGDNISFKKEKNVHYGNHPEQVMDLYMPNQGASDEKEVFIIIHGGGWRGGDKSQLSLFTLSLMKKFPDHVFANMNYRLASSHQYAIPNQIDDIKSVLTILKKKFNHKSKFILLGNSAGGHLSMLYAYHFDTDKNVKAVINMVGPADLSDKGFRSYEEYSFVEKYLVDPKILPVTTSAVNFASPIHWINTTSSPTLSYYGKTDRVVPLSQNKILDSVLNKNNVVHESYEFNSGHLDWDKQPNNTFLIDKIEAFLKKADKK, encoded by the coding sequence ATGAAAAAATACTTCATATTTATCATTTGTTTGATTTCCTTTTTATGGACAGCCTGTAAAGAGAACAAAATTATCCTTGGTGACAATATCAGCTTCAAAAAGGAGAAAAACGTTCATTATGGGAATCATCCGGAACAGGTTATGGATCTTTATATGCCAAACCAAGGAGCATCTGATGAAAAAGAAGTTTTTATTATTATTCATGGTGGAGGCTGGCGTGGTGGAGACAAATCCCAGCTCTCTCTTTTCACTCTTTCTTTGATGAAAAAGTTTCCGGATCATGTCTTTGCCAATATGAATTACAGGCTTGCTTCTTCACATCAATATGCTATTCCCAATCAAATAGACGATATTAAAAGTGTTCTTACGATTCTAAAAAAGAAATTCAACCATAAATCTAAGTTTATTCTGCTGGGAAACAGTGCAGGCGGACATTTATCTATGCTTTATGCTTATCATTTTGATACTGATAAAAATGTAAAAGCAGTGATCAATATGGTAGGCCCTGCTGACCTTTCAGATAAAGGCTTCAGGAGCTATGAAGAATATTCTTTTGTAGAAAAGTACCTGGTTGATCCTAAAATACTGCCAGTAACAACCTCAGCAGTTAATTTTGCCAGTCCTATTCACTGGATAAATACAACCTCTTCCCCTACTCTTTCTTACTATGGAAAAACAGACCGTGTGGTTCCTTTAAGTCAAAACAAAATCCTGGATTCTGTTCTGAATAAAAATAATGTTGTTCATGAGTCTTATGAGTTTAATAGCGGTCATTTGGATTGGGATAAGCAGCCCAACAATACTTTTCTTATTGATAAAATTGAAGCTTTTCTTAAAAAGGCAGACAAAAAATAA